A part of Aegilops tauschii subsp. strangulata cultivar AL8/78 chromosome 2, Aet v6.0, whole genome shotgun sequence genomic DNA contains:
- the LOC109761158 gene encoding cyclin-D2-2, with protein sequence MGILCFGASSTLLCGEDSNSALGLGVCGGGGEVAGAGGGLGFLDVGAVFPVDSDEIMRALVEKEMDHRPKGGYVERLGHGGFESSWRKDAMDWICKVHSHYNFGPLTLCLSVNYMDRFLSSFDLPHDKSWMQQLMSVACLSLAVKMEETVAPLPVDLQVCDEYYAFEPRNIKRMELVVMETLKWRMHSVTPFSFLCYFLDKFNEGKPPSYMLVSRCAELIVATVKDYRFLSFRPSEIAAAVVLWVLAENQVISFSSALAASEIPVNKEMIAGCYALLVKKRGNFSASLSAPLSPIGVLDVPCFSFRNDDTTPGSSPSNNNSSSNDQASTPASKRRRLSASPI encoded by the exons ATGGGCATCCTCTGCTTCGGCGCCTCCTCCACCCTGCTCTGCGGCGAGGACAGCAACAGCGCCCTCGGCCTGGGcgtctgcggcggcggcggcgaggtggcgGGGGCGGGCGGCGGCCTGGGCTTCCTGGACGTCGGCGCCGTCTTCCCGGTCGACAGCGACGAGATCATGCGGGCGCTGGTGGAGAAGGAGATGGATCATCGGCCCAAGGGCGGCTACGTGGAGCGGCTGGGGCACGGCGGATTCGAGTCCTCCTGGAGGAAGGACGCCATGGATTGGATTTGCAAG GTCCATTCCCACTACAATTTTGGACCACTGACCCTTTGCCTCTCGGTGAACTACATGGATAGGTTCCTCTCCTCCTTTGATCTCCCA CATGACAAGTCTTGGATGCAACAGTTGATGTCAGTTGCTTGCCTATCCCTTGCTGTCAAGATGGAGGAGACCGTGGCCCCTCTTCCTGTGGACCTTCAG GTTTGCGATGAGTACTATGCATTTGAACCAAGGAATATCAAGAGGATGGAGCTCGTTGTGATGGAGACCCTGAAATGGAGGATGCACTCTGTGACCCCATTCTCTTTCCTGTGCTACTTCTTGGACAAGTTCAATGAAGGGAAGCCACCCAGTTACATGCTGGTCTCACGGTGTGCCGAGCTCATAGTCGCCACTGTGAAAG ACTATAGATTCTTATCATTCAGACCTTCTGAGATCGCTGCCGCAGTGGTTCTATGGGTGCTTGCTGAGAACCAGGTCATCAGCTTCAGCAGTGCCCTTGCAGCATCTGAAATCCCTGTAAATAAG GAGATGATTGCGGGATGCTATGCGCTGTTGGTGAAGAAGAGAGGGAACTTCAGCGCGAGCCTTTCAGCGCCGCTGAGCCCGATCGGGGTGCTGGATGTGCCATGCTTCAGCTTCAGGAATGATGACACAACACCAGGGTCATCACCCTCGAACAACAACAGTAGCAGCAACGATCAGGCCTCCACTCCAGCTTCCAAGAGGAGAAGGCTAAGCGCATCGCCGATCTGA